From Streptomyces yatensis, one genomic window encodes:
- a CDS encoding xanthine dehydrogenase family protein molybdopterin-binding subunit, translated as MTGIADGGGAVTATPAAGTPIQPPSTMGLGVSLPPADSAAKTTGTFPYAADLWAEGLLWAAVLRSPHPHARIVSIDTTQAVEMPGVRAVVTHADVPGDASHGRRVADRPVFAKDLVRHHGEPIAAVAADHPDTARLAAAAIAVEYEVLEPVTDPEQAFSAEPLHPDGNLVRHIPLSFGDPDVVGEVIAEGLYRIGRQDPAPIGAEAGLAVPRPDGGVEIYTASTDPHADRDLAAACFGLEPERVKVVVTGVPGAMGEREDPGMQLPLGLLALRTGHPVKLAATREESFLGHAHRHPTLLRYRHHADAQGKLVKVEAQILLDAGAYADSSGDTLAAAVSFACGPYVVPHAFIEGWAVRTNNPPSGHVRGEGAMQVCAAYEGQMDKLAAKLGIDPVEIRMRNVMATGDLLPTGQTVTCPAPVAELLQAVRDAPLPALPKDDPEEEWLLPGGLEGAGDPAAVRRGVGYALGMVHMLGAEGADEVSTATVKVTGPVATVICAAVETGQGFATLARQIVQDVLGIEEVHIAPIDTDQPPAGPASRGRHTWVSGGAVERAAKMVRTQLLQPLAHTFGMSTELLSIADGKITSYDGVLSTTVEEALEGKELWATAQCRPHPTEPLDETGQGDAFVGLAYCAVRAVVDVDIEIGAVRVVDMTVAQDVGRILNPRQLRARIEAGVAQGIGAALTENLRTSRGVVRHPDLTGYALPTALDVPDIRIVKLVEERDVVAPFGAKPVSAVPVVTSPAAVAAAVRAATGRPVNRLPIRPQAAVVNRG; from the coding sequence ATGACCGGAATCGCGGACGGCGGGGGCGCCGTCACCGCCACCCCCGCCGCCGGAACGCCCATCCAGCCCCCGTCCACCATGGGCCTCGGCGTCTCCCTGCCGCCCGCCGACTCGGCGGCCAAGACCACGGGCACCTTCCCGTACGCGGCCGACCTGTGGGCCGAGGGGCTGCTGTGGGCCGCGGTGCTGCGCTCCCCGCACCCGCACGCCCGCATCGTCTCCATCGACACCACCCAGGCCGTCGAGATGCCCGGCGTACGGGCCGTGGTGACCCACGCCGACGTGCCCGGCGACGCCTCCCACGGCCGCCGGGTCGCCGACCGTCCGGTCTTCGCCAAGGACCTGGTCCGCCACCACGGCGAGCCCATCGCCGCGGTCGCCGCCGACCACCCCGACACGGCCCGGCTGGCGGCCGCCGCCATCGCCGTCGAGTACGAGGTGCTGGAGCCGGTCACCGACCCGGAGCAGGCGTTCTCCGCCGAGCCGCTGCACCCCGACGGCAATCTGGTCCGCCATATCCCGCTGTCCTTCGGCGACCCGGACGTGGTCGGCGAGGTCATCGCCGAGGGGCTGTACCGCATCGGCCGTCAGGACCCGGCGCCCATCGGCGCCGAGGCGGGCCTGGCCGTGCCGCGCCCCGACGGAGGGGTGGAGATCTACACCGCCTCCACCGATCCGCACGCCGACCGCGACCTGGCCGCCGCCTGCTTCGGGCTGGAGCCGGAGCGGGTGAAGGTCGTCGTCACCGGCGTCCCCGGCGCCATGGGCGAGCGCGAGGACCCGGGGATGCAGCTGCCGCTCGGGCTGCTGGCGCTGCGCACCGGCCATCCGGTGAAGCTGGCCGCCACCCGTGAGGAGTCCTTCCTCGGCCACGCCCACCGCCACCCCACCCTGCTGCGCTACCGCCACCACGCGGACGCCCAGGGCAAGCTGGTCAAGGTCGAGGCGCAGATCCTGCTGGACGCGGGGGCCTACGCCGACTCCTCGGGCGACACCCTGGCCGCCGCCGTCTCCTTCGCCTGCGGCCCCTACGTCGTCCCGCACGCCTTCATCGAGGGCTGGGCCGTGCGCACCAACAACCCGCCCTCCGGCCATGTGCGCGGCGAGGGCGCGATGCAGGTGTGCGCGGCGTACGAGGGCCAGATGGACAAGCTGGCGGCCAAGCTGGGCATCGACCCCGTCGAGATCCGGATGCGCAATGTGATGGCCACCGGCGATCTGCTGCCCACCGGACAGACCGTCACCTGCCCGGCCCCGGTCGCCGAACTGCTGCAGGCCGTAAGGGACGCACCGCTGCCCGCCCTCCCCAAGGACGACCCGGAGGAGGAGTGGCTGCTGCCGGGCGGCCTGGAGGGCGCGGGCGACCCGGCCGCCGTGCGGCGCGGGGTCGGCTATGCCCTCGGCATGGTCCATATGCTCGGTGCCGAGGGGGCCGACGAGGTCTCCACCGCCACCGTGAAGGTCACCGGCCCGGTGGCCACGGTCATCTGCGCGGCCGTCGAGACCGGCCAGGGCTTCGCCACCCTGGCCCGCCAGATCGTCCAGGACGTCCTCGGTATCGAGGAGGTCCATATCGCGCCCATCGACACCGACCAGCCCCCGGCCGGGCCCGCCTCGCGCGGCCGCCACACCTGGGTCTCCGGCGGTGCGGTCGAGCGGGCCGCGAAGATGGTCCGCACCCAGCTCCTGCAGCCGCTCGCGCATACGTTCGGCATGTCGACCGAGCTGCTCAGCATCGCCGACGGCAAGATCACCTCGTATGACGGGGTGCTCAGCACCACCGTCGAGGAGGCGCTGGAGGGCAAGGAGCTGTGGGCCACCGCGCAGTGCCGTCCGCACCCCACCGAGCCGCTGGACGAGACCGGGCAGGGTGACGCCTTCGTCGGGCTCGCCTACTGCGCGGTGCGGGCCGTGGTGGACGTCGACATCGAGATCGGCGCGGTACGGGTCGTCGACATGACGGTGGCGCAGGACGTGGGCCGGATCCTCAACCCGCGTCAGCTCAGGGCCCGTATCGAGGCGGGCGTCGCCCAGGGCATCGGCGCGGCGCTCACCGAGAACCTGCGCACCTCGCGCGGTGTGGTCCGCCACCCCGACCTGACCGGCTACGCCCTGCCGACCGCGCTGGACGTCCCCGACATCCGCATCGTCAAGCTGGTCGAGGAGCGGGACGTGGTCGCCCCCTTCGGCGCCAAGCCGGTCAGCGCGGTGCCGGTGGTCACCTCCCCGGCGGCGGTGGCGGCGGCGGTCCGCGCGGCCACCGGCCGTCCGGTCAACCGCCTCCCGATCCGCCCCCAGGCGGCGGTCGTCAACCGGGGCTAG
- a CDS encoding (2Fe-2S)-binding protein has product MSDEQQPHRPDPGSGWQPMPHGPEYDAESTAFVQLPPDYAHPDPTDPSGRWDPLAAPGTGYAPPPMDVGHGDPSHGGQWQPSAHDQGMTGQWTTAETDGGYLYGGRQDPHGSVQWPVPAENQQGHHPPHTGHWPAPAAEEPVDDWPVDDWPVPASSDNGAGGPVQTSQWTIPVAGDEGVDETGEYRVDDHPGPAAPPYGGHADGPQDPQTTAQLRMPFAGSAPRQQPHQPQQPHQPQQPQPQPGQQQGHTGQWSVPAAEEGVEDSGEYAVEGHPGPAAPAQPPARRRLRMPDRQDPAWPEPSAGDSGEFAAEGHQGPHTPPRGTPPHSGPAPGERMPADDPGRRPDGPAAGDSGEFPVDGQHAGLETPPHGSPAPGLPQETSWPGAFADDRFTDDRFADDGFAGDAHGHAPHPGPEDGAGHTDAPDAAPSAAEAPAEALPDDTGPEPAEPAAEEPEPTAAEGDLAAPEAAAVPAPAGIPADAPEAAGAPVEPLTEPASAEAAPAADEQPSHSEHPLASYVLRVNGADRPVTDVWIGESLLYVLRERLGLAGAKDGCSQGECGACSVQVDGRLVASCLVPAATAAGSEVRTVEGLATGGQPSDVQRALAACGAVQCGFCVPGLAMTMHDLLEGNHAPTDQETRQAISGNLCRCSGYRGILDAVREVVAGREAADEAAQAEPDGGPDAHQDPARIPHQTGPHGITGNGGSVNGSGSGRASA; this is encoded by the coding sequence GTGAGTGATGAACAGCAGCCGCACCGGCCGGATCCGGGGAGCGGATGGCAGCCGATGCCGCACGGCCCGGAGTACGACGCCGAGTCGACGGCGTTCGTACAGCTGCCGCCGGACTACGCCCACCCGGACCCGACGGATCCGTCCGGCCGTTGGGACCCGCTCGCGGCCCCCGGCACGGGCTACGCGCCCCCGCCGATGGACGTGGGCCACGGCGACCCGTCCCATGGCGGCCAGTGGCAGCCGTCCGCCCACGACCAGGGCATGACCGGGCAGTGGACCACCGCGGAGACCGACGGCGGCTATCTGTACGGCGGCCGGCAGGATCCGCACGGCTCCGTCCAGTGGCCGGTGCCCGCCGAGAACCAGCAGGGCCACCACCCGCCGCACACCGGCCACTGGCCGGCCCCGGCGGCCGAGGAGCCGGTGGACGACTGGCCGGTCGACGACTGGCCGGTGCCCGCCTCGTCCGACAACGGCGCGGGCGGGCCGGTGCAGACCAGCCAGTGGACCATCCCGGTCGCGGGCGACGAAGGTGTGGACGAGACCGGTGAGTACCGGGTCGACGACCACCCCGGCCCGGCCGCCCCGCCGTACGGCGGCCACGCGGACGGCCCTCAGGACCCGCAGACGACGGCCCAGTTGCGGATGCCCTTCGCCGGGTCGGCGCCCCGGCAGCAGCCGCATCAGCCCCAGCAGCCGCATCAGCCCCAGCAGCCGCAGCCGCAGCCCGGGCAGCAGCAGGGGCACACCGGCCAGTGGTCGGTTCCGGCCGCCGAGGAGGGCGTGGAGGACTCCGGGGAGTACGCGGTCGAGGGCCACCCGGGCCCGGCCGCGCCCGCGCAGCCGCCCGCCCGCCGCCGGCTGCGCATGCCCGACCGCCAGGATCCGGCGTGGCCGGAGCCCTCCGCCGGGGACTCGGGCGAGTTCGCGGCCGAGGGGCACCAGGGGCCGCACACCCCGCCCCGCGGCACCCCGCCCCACAGCGGCCCGGCGCCCGGTGAGCGGATGCCCGCCGACGACCCCGGGCGGCGGCCCGACGGCCCGGCCGCCGGGGACTCCGGCGAGTTCCCGGTCGACGGTCAGCACGCCGGTCTCGAGACCCCGCCGCACGGCAGCCCGGCGCCCGGACTGCCCCAGGAGACGAGCTGGCCCGGCGCGTTCGCGGACGACCGGTTCACGGACGACCGGTTCGCGGACGACGGGTTCGCGGGCGACGCCCATGGGCACGCCCCGCACCCAGGACCCGAGGACGGCGCGGGCCACACCGACGCCCCCGACGCCGCGCCGAGCGCCGCCGAGGCCCCCGCCGAAGCGCTGCCGGACGACACCGGGCCGGAGCCCGCCGAGCCCGCGGCCGAGGAGCCCGAACCGACCGCGGCCGAGGGCGATCTCGCGGCCCCTGAGGCCGCCGCGGTGCCCGCCCCGGCCGGGATCCCGGCCGACGCTCCCGAGGCCGCCGGCGCCCCCGTCGAGCCCCTTACGGAGCCCGCCTCCGCCGAGGCGGCCCCGGCCGCCGATGAGCAGCCGAGCCACAGCGAGCATCCGCTCGCCTCCTACGTGCTGCGCGTCAACGGCGCCGACCGCCCCGTCACCGACGTCTGGATCGGCGAGTCGCTGCTCTACGTCCTGCGCGAGCGCCTCGGCCTCGCCGGGGCCAAGGACGGCTGCTCACAGGGCGAGTGCGGGGCCTGCTCCGTCCAGGTCGACGGGCGGCTCGTCGCCTCCTGCCTGGTGCCCGCCGCCACCGCCGCGGGCAGCGAGGTCCGCACCGTCGAGGGCCTGGCCACCGGCGGACAGCCCTCCGACGTCCAGCGGGCGCTCGCCGCATGCGGGGCCGTGCAGTGCGGCTTCTGCGTGCCCGGGCTCGCGATGACCATGCATGACCTCCTCGAGGGCAACCACGCCCCCACCGACCAGGAGACCCGCCAGGCGATCTCCGGCAACCTCTGCCGCTGCTCCGGCTACCGCGGGATCCTCGACGCCGTCCGCGAGGTCGTCGCGGGCCGCGAGGCCGCCGACGAGGCGGCGCAGGCCGAGCCGGACGGCGGACCCGACGCCCACCAGGACCCGGCCCGTATCCCGCACCAGACGGGACCGCACGGCATCACCGGCAACGGCGGGAGCGTCAACGGAAGCGGTAGCGGAAGGGCATCGGCATGA
- a CDS encoding amino acid adenylation domain-containing protein — protein sequence MQPAAPAARLPLSTGQSEIWFIEQLEPPESTTFRVGEYLEIQGPIDTEIFERALRRAVAEAEPYNVRVGEDDGEPWQILDPVTDWELPKLDLTGEDDPWAAAERWMKNDLATGALKLGDYPAFSFALLKVEPERFLWYQGTHHIVSDAGSAALLGRRTAEVYTALVAGTDPAEGETVFGSLQAMVDQDAEYRASPDFAKDRAYWLEHVGDSPRPARLSTHPTRELSTVLRQTAYLTEEEAVELRAAARKYATHWSAMIIAATSLYLHRLTGKSDIILTLPISGRTDATSRAIPGMFANVVPLRIQVRADMRIRELVRQISREVRQALRHQRYRRIDLARDLRLPDGGNGLLGPHVNIMTYDYDFHFAGHRVKGHNLSNGTVEDLSIMGYDRSDGTGIRIDLNANSNLYTEDALIAHRERYLGLLRSLADTSDPQRTVGSLELLSAEERRRVLDPPGETAHPTSGALLPELLAAQAARTPDAPALVCADTVDDTVLSYAELDRAANRLARVLIARGAGPERTVGVALPRSTDLVIALIAVLKTGAAYLPLDLDYPAERLAYMLDDAGPALVVTRADSAGALPPRHGVGRLLLDVVDITGARGAANVSAPAVAIGPEHPAYIIYTSGSTGRPKGVLVPHRAVANCLEWMRDAYELTPGDRMLQKTPAGFDASVCEFFLPLLSGATLVVAKPGGHKDPAYLARTVREQGITVLQFVPSMLQAFLADPEAADACAGILRRASSGGEALPRETAERFHERFPGVPLSNLYGPTETTIQIAHHPSAPGGEGPVPIGRPVWNTRMYVLDTALKPCPAGVTGELYVSGAQLARGYLGRRALTAERFVADPYGPPGTRMYRTGDLARRLPDGDVEYVGRTDGQVQLRGFRIELGEVEAALRTLPQVAEAAAAIRTDRPGDQRLVAYVTAAGDTPPDAATAREALGEVLPEHMVPSAVMVLGALPLDANGKLDRAALPAPSFEAATGGRAPRTPREETLCALFGEVLGVDGVTIDDDFFLLGGHSLLASKLASQARAALATELSMRDLFEAPTVARLVARLDAAGPAAAQRQQPLDILLPLRGEGQRPPLFCVHPGGGLGWSYTGLLRHLAPDQPVYALQARGLTEPDVLPASVEEMAADYLRQIRTVQPAGPYHLLGWSFGGLIAHAMATRLQEQGEEVAVLAVVDAYPDNAQALPEAPELGKRQWLGVLLDDIGGGDIFAPGWLEAHPDGADGTADLVADLCRETGLPARLLEGETSFPLLDILLNDQELMRKFAPDRFHGDMLLFRALEEIPGYRRDPLHVADAWLSYVDGALVVHGVPDHHYRMMREESLDRIGPVVAAALDRARS from the coding sequence GTGCAGCCCGCCGCACCGGCCGCCCGTCTGCCGCTCTCGACCGGCCAGAGTGAGATCTGGTTCATTGAGCAGCTGGAGCCGCCGGAGAGCACCACCTTCAGGGTCGGCGAGTACCTGGAGATACAAGGACCGATAGACACCGAGATATTCGAGCGGGCGCTGCGCCGGGCCGTGGCGGAGGCCGAGCCCTACAACGTGCGGGTCGGCGAGGACGACGGGGAGCCCTGGCAGATCCTGGACCCGGTGACCGACTGGGAGCTGCCGAAGCTGGACCTCACCGGCGAGGACGACCCGTGGGCCGCGGCCGAGCGGTGGATGAAGAACGACCTGGCCACGGGGGCGCTCAAGCTGGGCGACTACCCGGCGTTCTCGTTCGCCCTGCTGAAGGTGGAGCCCGAGCGCTTCCTCTGGTACCAGGGCACCCACCACATCGTGTCGGACGCCGGATCGGCCGCCCTGCTGGGCCGGCGGACCGCCGAGGTGTACACCGCGCTGGTGGCGGGGACCGACCCGGCCGAGGGGGAAACGGTCTTCGGCTCCCTGCAGGCGATGGTGGACCAGGACGCGGAATACCGGGCCTCGCCGGATTTCGCCAAGGACCGTGCGTACTGGCTGGAACACGTCGGCGATTCCCCGCGCCCCGCGCGGCTTTCCACCCACCCCACCAGGGAGCTTTCCACCGTCCTCCGGCAGACCGCCTACCTGACCGAGGAGGAAGCGGTCGAGCTGCGGGCCGCCGCGCGTAAATACGCCACCCACTGGTCGGCTATGATCATCGCAGCGACCTCTCTTTATCTGCATCGATTGACCGGTAAATCGGACATCATTCTCACGCTGCCGATCTCGGGCCGTACCGATGCCACCTCCCGCGCCATTCCCGGGATGTTCGCCAATGTGGTGCCGCTGCGTATCCAGGTGCGCGCCGATATGCGAATACGGGAGCTTGTGCGGCAGATCTCACGGGAAGTCAGGCAGGCCCTGCGGCATCAGCGTTACCGCCGTATCGACCTGGCCCGGGATCTGCGACTTCCGGACGGCGGAAACGGATTGCTCGGCCCGCACGTCAACATCATGACGTACGACTACGACTTCCACTTCGCCGGTCACCGGGTCAAGGGCCACAACCTCTCCAACGGAACCGTCGAGGACCTCTCGATCATGGGATACGACCGGTCCGACGGGACCGGTATCCGGATCGACCTCAACGCCAATTCCAACCTCTACACCGAGGACGCCCTCATCGCGCACCGGGAGCGCTACCTCGGCCTGCTGCGCTCCCTCGCCGACACCTCGGACCCGCAGCGCACCGTCGGCTCCCTGGAGCTGCTGTCCGCCGAGGAGCGCCGGCGGGTCCTGGACCCGCCGGGCGAGACGGCGCATCCGACCTCCGGCGCCCTCCTCCCGGAGCTGCTGGCGGCCCAGGCCGCCCGGACCCCCGACGCCCCGGCCCTGGTCTGCGCCGACACAGTGGACGACACCGTGCTCAGCTACGCGGAGCTGGACCGGGCGGCGAACCGGCTGGCCCGGGTGCTCATCGCACGCGGCGCCGGGCCCGAGCGCACCGTCGGGGTGGCCCTGCCCCGCTCGACCGACCTGGTCATCGCGCTGATCGCGGTGCTCAAGACGGGGGCCGCGTATCTGCCCCTGGACCTGGACTACCCGGCCGAGCGGCTGGCGTACATGCTCGACGACGCGGGCCCCGCCCTCGTCGTCACCCGCGCCGACAGCGCCGGGGCGCTGCCCCCGCGCCACGGGGTGGGGCGGCTGCTGCTGGACGTCGTGGACATCACGGGCGCCCGGGGCGCGGCGAACGTCTCCGCTCCGGCGGTGGCGATCGGCCCCGAGCACCCCGCGTACATCATCTACACCTCGGGCTCCACCGGCCGTCCCAAGGGCGTCCTGGTGCCCCACCGGGCCGTCGCCAACTGCCTGGAGTGGATGCGAGACGCCTACGAGCTCACCCCCGGGGACCGGATGCTGCAGAAGACCCCGGCCGGGTTCGACGCCTCGGTCTGCGAGTTCTTCCTGCCGCTGCTCAGCGGCGCGACCCTGGTGGTCGCGAAGCCCGGCGGCCACAAGGACCCGGCGTATCTGGCGCGCACGGTGCGCGAACAGGGCATCACCGTGCTCCAGTTCGTCCCGTCGATGCTCCAGGCGTTCCTCGCCGACCCGGAGGCCGCCGACGCGTGTGCGGGCATCCTGCGGCGGGCCTCCAGCGGCGGTGAGGCGCTGCCGCGCGAGACCGCCGAGCGGTTCCACGAGCGGTTCCCCGGCGTGCCGCTGAGCAACCTCTACGGGCCCACCGAGACCACCATCCAGATCGCCCACCACCCCTCCGCGCCCGGCGGTGAGGGGCCGGTGCCGATCGGCCGGCCGGTGTGGAACACCCGGATGTACGTCCTCGACACCGCCCTGAAGCCCTGCCCGGCCGGGGTCACCGGCGAGCTGTACGTGTCCGGGGCGCAGCTGGCCCGCGGCTATCTGGGGCGGCGGGCCCTGACCGCCGAGCGGTTCGTGGCCGACCCCTACGGCCCGCCCGGCACCCGGATGTACCGCACCGGCGATCTGGCCCGCCGACTGCCGGACGGCGACGTCGAGTACGTGGGCCGCACCGACGGCCAGGTCCAGCTGCGCGGTTTCCGGATCGAGCTGGGCGAGGTCGAGGCGGCGCTGCGGACGCTCCCCCAGGTCGCCGAGGCGGCCGCGGCGATCCGCACCGACCGGCCCGGCGACCAGCGGCTGGTCGCCTATGTGACGGCCGCAGGCGACACCCCGCCGGACGCCGCCACGGCCCGCGAGGCGCTGGGCGAGGTGCTGCCCGAGCACATGGTGCCCAGTGCGGTCATGGTGCTCGGCGCCCTCCCCCTGGACGCCAACGGCAAGCTGGACCGGGCCGCGCTGCCCGCGCCCTCCTTCGAGGCCGCCACGGGCGGGCGGGCGCCCCGCACCCCGCGCGAGGAGACGCTGTGCGCGCTCTTCGGCGAGGTCCTGGGCGTCGACGGCGTCACCATCGACGACGACTTCTTCCTGCTCGGCGGCCATTCGCTGCTCGCCTCCAAGCTGGCCAGCCAGGCCCGCGCCGCGCTGGCCACCGAGCTGTCGATGCGCGACCTCTTCGAGGCGCCGACCGTCGCCCGGCTGGTGGCCCGCCTGGACGCCGCGGGACCGGCCGCGGCACAGCGGCAGCAGCCGCTGGACATCCTGCTGCCGCTGCGCGGCGAGGGGCAGCGCCCGCCGCTGTTCTGCGTCCACCCCGGCGGGGGCCTGGGCTGGTCGTACACCGGGCTGCTCCGCCATCTCGCCCCGGACCAGCCGGTGTACGCCCTCCAGGCGCGCGGGCTGACCGAACCGGACGTCCTCCCCGCGAGCGTCGAGGAGATGGCCGCCGACTATCTGCGGCAGATCCGGACCGTCCAGCCGGCCGGCCCCTACCATCTGCTCGGCTGGTCCTTCGGCGGGCTGATCGCGCACGCCATGGCCACCCGGCTGCAGGAACAGGGCGAGGAGGTCGCCGTGCTGGCCGTGGTCGACGCCTACCCCGACAACGCCCAGGCGCTGCCCGAGGCGCCGGAGCTCGGCAAGCGCCAGTGGCTGGGGGTGCTGCTCGACGACATCGGGGGCGGCGACATCTTCGCCCCGGGCTGGCTGGAGGCGCACCCCGACGGGGCGGACGGCACCGCCGACCTGGTGGCGGACCTCTGCCGGGAGACCGGGCTGCCCGCCCGGCTGCTGGAGGGCGAGACCAGCTTCCCGCTGCTCGACATCCTGCTCAACGACCAGGAGCTGATGCGCAAGTTCGCGCCCGACCGGTTCCACGGCGACATGCTGCTGTTCCGGGCCCTGGAGGAGATCCCCGGCTACCGGCGCGATCCGCTGCATGTGGCGGACGCCTGGCTCTCCTACGTGGACGGCGCCCTGGTGGTGCACGGCGTCCCCGACCACCACTACCGGATGATGCGCGAGGAGTCCCTGGACCGGATCGGCCCGGTGGTGGCGGCGGCGCTGGACCGCGCCCGGAGCTGA
- a CDS encoding alpha/beta fold hydrolase yields MPHYTSYDGTELAYRVLEARDGSAGPPLICLAGGPGRSAAYLGDLGGLNAHHTLVIPDSRGTGDSPPAVDPSGYAFPGLAEDLEALRRHLGLARFPLLAHDAAAATAQAYAAAHPERLARLIVVCPGARLQGELPEDAREIFESRADEPWWQEAYTAVQLLPDTTDLAEVRRLLLRAAPMAYGRWEEPQRAHAESEGEQLGPVPRAGFWQGVDEAGRRAVLARLREVPCPVLAITGDRDAVTGMRAGELVAESFPDGQARALPGVGHYPWVDDPDLFRQVVEDFLGTHRPTP; encoded by the coding sequence ATGCCGCACTACACCTCGTACGACGGAACCGAGCTGGCCTACCGCGTCCTGGAGGCCCGGGACGGCTCAGCGGGGCCGCCGCTGATCTGCCTGGCGGGCGGGCCGGGGCGCAGCGCCGCGTATCTGGGCGACCTCGGCGGACTGAACGCGCATCACACCCTCGTCATCCCCGACAGCCGCGGCACCGGGGACTCCCCGCCCGCCGTCGACCCCAGTGGCTACGCCTTCCCGGGACTCGCCGAGGACCTCGAGGCGCTCCGTCGCCATCTGGGCCTCGCCCGCTTCCCGCTGCTCGCCCATGACGCGGCCGCCGCGACGGCCCAGGCGTACGCGGCCGCCCACCCCGAGCGGCTCGCCCGGCTGATCGTGGTCTGCCCGGGCGCGCGACTGCAGGGCGAACTCCCCGAGGACGCCCGGGAGATCTTCGAGTCCCGCGCCGACGAGCCGTGGTGGCAGGAGGCGTACACGGCCGTCCAGCTGCTGCCCGACACCACCGACCTCGCCGAGGTGCGCAGGCTGCTGCTGCGGGCCGCCCCCATGGCGTACGGCCGCTGGGAGGAGCCCCAGCGGGCGCACGCCGAGAGCGAGGGCGAGCAGCTCGGGCCGGTGCCGCGGGCCGGTTTCTGGCAGGGCGTCGACGAGGCGGGGCGGCGCGCGGTGCTGGCCCGGCTGCGCGAGGTGCCGTGCCCGGTACTGGCGATCACCGGCGACCGGGACGCGGTGACCGGGATGCGAGCCGGGGAGCTGGTCGCCGAGTCCTTCCCGGACGGGCAGGCGCGGGCCCTGCCCGGGGTGGGCCACTATCCGTGGGTCGACGACCCGGATCTCTTCCGCCAGGTGGTCGAGGACTTCCTGGGGACGCACCGCCCCACGCCGTGA
- the gntA gene encoding guanitoxin biosynthesis heme-dependent pre-guanitoxin N-hydroxylase GntA, giving the protein MTVDATDEVERFILGERFACLAGRSAWRKGGITHRHYDLMGSHDSARLMALDLADFVASADWSHRSFTSFIATFEQPRGVDELRFEELLWKQLQLLHDQDSRSYRWAEGRSSDPQTREFAYSVAGHPFFVIGLHETHRRWGRRPPFPMLAFNSHEQFDRIKGAKMWDRLAEKIRKQDIQLQGDINPNLLEYEELSEARRYSGRPKPADWQCPFAAREGEREPALTGPPPA; this is encoded by the coding sequence ATGACGGTGGACGCAACGGACGAGGTGGAGCGGTTCATTCTGGGGGAACGATTCGCCTGCCTGGCGGGACGGTCCGCCTGGCGCAAGGGTGGCATCACCCATCGTCACTACGACCTGATGGGATCCCACGATTCGGCCCGGCTGATGGCACTCGATCTCGCGGATTTCGTGGCCTCGGCCGACTGGAGCCACCGGTCGTTCACGAGCTTCATCGCGACCTTCGAGCAACCTCGCGGAGTGGATGAGCTGCGGTTCGAGGAGCTGCTGTGGAAACAGCTCCAGCTACTCCACGATCAGGACTCCCGGTCCTATCGCTGGGCCGAGGGCCGTTCGTCCGATCCGCAGACCAGGGAGTTCGCCTACAGCGTCGCCGGTCACCCCTTCTTCGTCATCGGCCTGCACGAGACCCACCGCCGCTGGGGCCGCCGTCCTCCCTTCCCGATGCTGGCCTTCAACTCGCATGAGCAGTTCGACCGCATCAAGGGCGCCAAGATGTGGGACCGGCTCGCGGAGAAGATCCGCAAGCAGGACATCCAGCTCCAGGGCGACATAAACCCCAACCTGCTCGAGTACGAGGAACTCTCCGAGGCCCGCCGCTACTCCGGCCGCCCCAAGCCCGCCGACTGGCAGTGCCCGTTCGCCGCCCGCGAGGGCGAGCGCGAGCCCGCTCTGACGGGTCCGCCCCCGGCCTGA
- a CDS encoding polysaccharide deacetylase family protein codes for MARHRIMGTNGRVLMAAFGVMGVTALAAVWTAQAGTAEAGSGASPTPKPTPIVGQTSKPDPELPAPVVNMDIAHGSDKGAKGVNITIDDGPDPTWTPQVLQVLKANGVKATFCMVGPQAQAHPDLVKDVVADGHRLCDHSMSHDTTMDTKSPAYQSKEILDAQRMITKASGGVKPLYYRAPGGAFTPYSRQIAASKGMRPLGWNVDSKDFEQPGVAAMVNTVKNEISNGPTVLFHDAGGDRGQTVEALRQTLPWLKQQGYSFGFPVR; via the coding sequence ATGGCACGGCACCGGATCATGGGGACGAACGGCCGGGTTCTGATGGCGGCGTTCGGTGTGATGGGGGTGACCGCCCTGGCCGCCGTGTGGACCGCCCAGGCCGGAACCGCCGAGGCGGGGTCGGGTGCGTCACCGACGCCGAAGCCGACGCCGATCGTGGGCCAGACCTCCAAGCCGGACCCCGAACTGCCCGCTCCCGTGGTCAACATGGACATCGCCCACGGCTCCGACAAGGGCGCCAAGGGCGTCAACATCACGATCGACGACGGCCCGGACCCGACCTGGACCCCGCAGGTCCTCCAGGTGCTCAAGGCCAACGGCGTCAAGGCCACCTTCTGCATGGTCGGTCCGCAGGCCCAGGCCCACCCGGACCTGGTCAAGGATGTGGTCGCGGACGGACACCGGCTCTGCGACCACTCCATGTCGCACGACACGACGATGGACACCAAGTCACCCGCGTACCAGTCCAAGGAGATCCTCGACGCCCAGCGAATGATCACCAAGGCGTCGGGCGGCGTCAAGCCGCTCTACTACCGCGCCCCGGGCGGTGCGTTCACCCCGTACAGCCGTCAGATCGCCGCCTCGAAGGGCATGCGTCCGCTGGGCTGGAACGTGGACTCCAAGGACTTCGAGCAGCCGGGGGTCGCGGCCATGGTCAACACCGTCAAGAACGAGATATCCAACGGCCCCACCGTGCTCTTCCACGACGCGGGCGGCGACCGCGGCCAGACGGTCGAGGCGCTGCGCCAGACCCTGCCGTGGCTGAAGCAGCAGGGCTACAGCTTCGGTTTCCCGGTGCGCTGA